A section of the Neorhizobium galegae bv. orientalis str. HAMBI 540 genome encodes:
- a CDS encoding ABC transporter ATP-binding protein, with amino-acid sequence MLLSGTSMEQGGGSVTPVLSVRNLSTSFRVNDEWRTVVRNISFDVAPRETVAIVGESGSGKSVTSLSIMRLLPKNSSRIEGQVFLNGRELLSLQEEQMRRVRGKDISMIFQEPMTSLNPIFPIGKQIAEALTVHTDISNADAKKEVIRLLEKVRIPNASSRFDEYPHQFSGGMRQRVMIAMALAARPKLLIADEPTTALDVTIQGQILDLIKVLQEEEGMSVLFITHDMGVVAEVADRTIVMYRGDAVETGETGDIFHRGQHPYTRALLSAVPRLGSMGERKLPLRFPIVDIKTGEQMPLADVTDTVGKGKTPILDVKDLTTRFDIHSGLFGRKSGAVHAVEKVSFDLFPGETLSLVGESGCGKSTTGRSVTRLITPTSGEVTLDGYEVMKLDQPTLRQMRRSIQMVFQDPFASLNPRMSVGSAVMEPYVEHSLGTKQQARDKAASLMEKVGLSADMMKRFPHEFSGGQRQRIAIARALMLDPKIIVADEAVSALDVSIKAQVCNLLLDLQQSLNLAFLFISHDMAVVERVSHRVAVMYLGEIVEIGPRAAVFENPQHPYTKKLMSAVPVPDPSRRRIKRNMSTDEIKSPIRPVNYVPPKREYREVSAGHVVQVA; translated from the coding sequence ATGCTGCTTTCCGGCACTTCCATGGAGCAGGGCGGTGGTTCGGTAACCCCGGTCCTGTCTGTCCGCAATCTTTCCACCTCGTTCCGGGTGAACGACGAATGGCGCACCGTGGTGCGCAACATCTCGTTCGACGTGGCGCCGCGCGAGACGGTGGCGATCGTCGGCGAATCGGGCTCGGGCAAGAGCGTCACTTCGCTGTCGATCATGCGGCTGCTGCCGAAGAATTCGAGCAGGATCGAAGGCCAGGTCTTCCTCAACGGCCGCGAATTGCTGTCGCTGCAGGAAGAGCAGATGCGCCGCGTGCGCGGCAAAGACATCTCGATGATCTTCCAGGAGCCGATGACCTCGCTCAACCCAATTTTTCCAATTGGCAAGCAGATCGCCGAGGCGCTGACGGTCCATACCGACATCAGCAATGCCGATGCGAAGAAGGAAGTCATCCGCCTGCTCGAAAAGGTGCGTATCCCCAACGCCTCGTCGCGTTTCGACGAATATCCGCACCAGTTTTCCGGCGGCATGCGCCAGCGCGTTATGATCGCCATGGCACTGGCGGCGAGACCTAAGTTGCTGATCGCCGACGAGCCGACCACCGCGCTCGACGTCACCATTCAGGGCCAGATCCTCGACCTCATCAAGGTGCTGCAGGAAGAGGAGGGCATGTCGGTCCTCTTCATCACCCACGACATGGGCGTGGTGGCCGAAGTCGCCGACCGCACCATCGTCATGTATCGCGGCGATGCGGTGGAGACGGGCGAGACCGGCGACATCTTTCACCGCGGCCAGCATCCCTATACCCGTGCACTTCTCTCCGCCGTGCCGCGTCTCGGCTCGATGGGCGAGCGCAAGCTTCCGCTCCGCTTCCCGATCGTCGATATCAAGACCGGCGAGCAGATGCCGCTTGCCGACGTCACCGACACGGTCGGCAAGGGCAAGACGCCGATCCTCGACGTCAAGGACCTGACCACCCGGTTCGACATCCATTCCGGCCTGTTTGGTCGCAAGTCCGGGGCGGTCCATGCGGTCGAAAAGGTCTCCTTCGATCTGTTCCCGGGCGAGACCCTGTCGCTCGTCGGCGAATCGGGCTGCGGCAAGTCGACCACCGGCCGATCGGTCACCCGCCTGATCACGCCGACCAGCGGCGAGGTCACTCTCGATGGTTATGAGGTCATGAAGCTCGACCAGCCGACGCTGCGCCAGATGCGCCGGTCGATCCAGATGGTCTTCCAGGATCCGTTCGCCTCATTGAACCCGCGCATGAGCGTCGGTTCGGCTGTCATGGAGCCCTATGTCGAGCACAGCCTCGGCACCAAGCAACAGGCCCGCGACAAGGCAGCGAGCCTGATGGAGAAGGTCGGCCTTTCCGCCGACATGATGAAGCGTTTCCCGCACGAGTTTTCCGGCGGCCAGCGCCAGCGCATCGCGATCGCCCGCGCCTTGATGCTCGACCCGAAGATCATCGTCGCGGACGAGGCGGTTTCAGCTCTCGACGTGTCGATCAAGGCGCAGGTCTGCAACCTGCTCCTCGACCTGCAGCAGAGCCTCAATCTCGCCTTCCTGTTCATCAGCCACGACATGGCCGTCGTCGAGCGTGTCAGCCATCGGGTCGCTGTGATGTATCTCGGCGAGATCGTCGAAATCGGCCCGCGGGCGGCAGTGTTCGAGAACCCGCAGCATCCTTATACGAAGAAGCTGATGTCGGCCGTGCCGGTCCCGGATCCGTCCCGCCGGCGGATCAAGCGCAACATGTCGACCGACGAGATCAAGAGCCCGATCCGCCCGGTCAACTACGTGCCGCCAAAGCGGGAGTATCGGGAGGTTTCCGCGGGGCATGTGGTGCAGGTGGCGTAG
- a CDS encoding M20 aminoacylase family protein, with protein MPVINRVAEMQDQVAEWRRHLHENPELLYDVHETSKFVAEKLRAFGCDVVETGIGRTGVVAIIKGSQGDGPVIGFRADMDALPILETSGKPWASKTPGKAHSCGHDGHTAMLLGAAQYLAETRNFKGSVALIFQPAEEGGAGALAMINDGMMEKFGIKEVYGMHNEPRLPVGSFSTRKGGIMAAADTFEITIHGRGSHAAQPHNSIDPILVSSHIVLALQSIVSRETDPLKSLVVTVASIHGGEASNVIPAYVKMTGTVRTLLPETRDFAEKRLSEVAQSTAIAHGATADVMYRRGYPVTFNHDNETDFAIEIAAKVAGPKSVQTGMAPHMGAEDFSYMLEKRPGAFIFIGNGDTANLHNAAYDFNDEAIPFGVSYWVTLAETALAA; from the coding sequence ATGCCGGTCATCAATCGCGTCGCCGAAATGCAGGATCAGGTCGCTGAATGGCGGCGCCATCTGCACGAGAATCCTGAGCTGCTCTACGACGTCCACGAGACCTCGAAATTCGTCGCCGAAAAACTGCGGGCCTTCGGCTGCGACGTCGTCGAGACCGGCATCGGCAGAACCGGCGTCGTCGCAATCATCAAGGGCAGCCAGGGCGATGGTCCGGTCATTGGTTTCCGCGCCGATATGGACGCGCTGCCGATCCTCGAGACCTCCGGCAAACCCTGGGCGTCCAAGACGCCCGGCAAGGCGCATTCCTGCGGTCATGACGGCCACACCGCCATGCTGCTGGGTGCTGCGCAATACCTTGCCGAGACTCGCAATTTCAAAGGTTCGGTCGCGCTGATCTTCCAGCCGGCGGAGGAGGGCGGCGCGGGCGCGCTGGCGATGATCAACGACGGCATGATGGAGAAGTTCGGCATCAAGGAAGTCTACGGCATGCATAACGAGCCGCGGCTTCCGGTCGGCAGTTTCTCCACCCGCAAGGGCGGCATCATGGCGGCGGCCGACACGTTCGAAATCACCATCCACGGCCGCGGCAGCCATGCCGCGCAGCCGCACAATTCGATCGATCCGATCCTGGTGTCCTCACATATCGTGCTGGCGCTGCAGTCCATCGTTTCGCGCGAGACCGACCCCCTGAAGTCGCTGGTCGTCACTGTCGCCTCGATCCACGGCGGCGAGGCGAGCAACGTTATTCCGGCCTATGTCAAGATGACCGGCACGGTGCGCACCCTGCTGCCGGAAACTCGCGATTTTGCGGAGAAGCGTCTGAGCGAAGTGGCTCAATCAACCGCGATCGCCCATGGCGCGACGGCTGATGTCATGTATCGCCGCGGTTATCCGGTCACCTTCAACCACGACAACGAGACGGATTTTGCCATCGAGATCGCGGCCAAGGTCGCCGGTCCCAAGTCGGTGCAGACCGGCATGGCGCCGCATATGGGCGCGGAGGATTTTTCCTACATGCTGGAGAAGCGCCCCGGCGCCTTCATCTTCATCGGCAACGGCGATACCGCCAACCTCCACAACGCTGCCTACGACTTCAACGACGAGGCAATTCCCTTTGGCGTCAGCTATTGGGTCACGCTCGCCGAAACCGCGCTCGCCGCCTGA
- a CDS encoding peptide ABC transporter substrate-binding protein, whose translation MKNLKLLLAGTVAALTFAGAAAHAERGTDGDLKILFWQAVSTMNPYLSGGTKEVYASSMVIEPLARYDEKGGLVPMLVTEIPTVENGGVAKDLLSMTWKIKPGVKWSDGTPFTADDVIFTWKYCIAPDGGCAQAAQYEGVKSVEAPDPQTIKITFTEPKPYPYSAFVGAQSPVIQKKQFENCVGAKAPGCTSANFGPIGTGPFVVKEFKPNDVITLTANTNYRDAAKPAFATVTLKGGGDAASAARAVLETGEYDYAWNMQVEPEILAKMVAAGKGKLETAFGTQVERINLNHYNADPSLGAKRSTKDAGPHPSLSDPAVRRALSLAIDRDIIVEAGYGAAGKATCNIVPAPAAVASTKNDSWCLKQDLAAANKLLDDAGWKKGPDGIRAKNGVKLSYLYSTSTNSVRQATQELVKDMWSQIGVGAELRNASASVFFGGDPASPDTFQKFYADVEMYTNNFDGTDPEKYLAEWLCDKVPGPANGWQGQNIPRYCNPAYDKLLGELSKTAELDKRATLAKQLNDMLTEEGAHIPLVHRGSVSSHSLKLAGVKMNAWDSELWNVADWSRTK comes from the coding sequence ATGAAAAACCTCAAACTTCTTTTGGCCGGCACAGTCGCCGCCCTCACCTTCGCCGGCGCCGCCGCGCATGCCGAACGGGGCACGGACGGAGATCTGAAGATCCTGTTCTGGCAGGCCGTTTCGACGATGAACCCCTACCTCTCCGGCGGCACCAAGGAAGTCTACGCGTCCTCGATGGTCATCGAGCCGCTCGCCCGCTACGACGAGAAGGGTGGTCTCGTGCCGATGCTGGTCACCGAGATTCCGACCGTCGAGAACGGCGGCGTCGCCAAGGACCTGCTCAGCATGACCTGGAAGATCAAGCCGGGCGTCAAATGGTCGGACGGCACGCCTTTTACGGCTGACGACGTCATCTTCACCTGGAAATACTGCATCGCGCCGGACGGCGGTTGCGCCCAGGCCGCCCAGTACGAGGGCGTCAAAAGCGTCGAGGCTCCGGATCCGCAGACGATCAAGATCACCTTTACCGAACCGAAGCCCTATCCCTACAGCGCTTTCGTCGGCGCCCAGTCGCCGGTCATCCAGAAGAAGCAGTTCGAAAACTGCGTCGGCGCCAAGGCTCCGGGCTGCACCTCGGCCAACTTCGGCCCGATCGGCACCGGTCCGTTCGTCGTCAAGGAATTCAAGCCGAACGACGTCATCACGCTGACCGCCAACACCAATTATCGCGATGCGGCAAAGCCTGCCTTCGCAACCGTGACCCTCAAGGGCGGCGGCGACGCTGCGTCGGCGGCCCGCGCCGTGCTCGAAACCGGCGAATACGATTATGCCTGGAACATGCAGGTAGAGCCGGAAATCCTCGCCAAGATGGTCGCCGCCGGCAAGGGCAAGCTGGAAACGGCATTCGGCACCCAGGTCGAACGTATCAACCTCAACCACTACAATGCCGATCCGTCGCTTGGCGCAAAACGCTCCACCAAGGACGCCGGCCCGCATCCTTCGCTGTCCGATCCGGCAGTCCGCCGCGCGCTTTCGCTCGCCATCGACCGCGACATCATCGTCGAGGCAGGATACGGCGCAGCCGGCAAGGCGACTTGTAACATCGTGCCCGCGCCAGCCGCCGTCGCTTCCACCAAGAACGACAGCTGGTGCCTGAAGCAGGATCTTGCGGCCGCCAACAAGCTGCTTGACGACGCCGGCTGGAAGAAAGGCCCGGATGGCATCCGCGCCAAGAACGGCGTGAAGCTCTCCTACCTCTACTCGACCTCCACCAACTCGGTTCGCCAGGCGACCCAGGAACTGGTGAAGGACATGTGGTCGCAGATTGGCGTCGGTGCCGAACTGCGCAACGCCAGCGCCTCGGTCTTCTTCGGCGGCGATCCGGCAAGCCCCGACACCTTCCAGAAGTTCTATGCCGACGTCGAAATGTACACCAACAACTTCGACGGCACCGATCCGGAAAAGTATCTCGCAGAGTGGCTGTGCGACAAGGTTCCCGGCCCGGCGAACGGCTGGCAGGGCCAGAACATCCCGCGTTACTGCAACCCGGCCTATGACAAGCTGCTCGGCGAACTTTCGAAGACCGCCGAGCTCGACAAGCGCGCAACACTTGCCAAGCAGCTCAACGACATGCTGACCGAGGAAGGCGCGCATATCCCGCTCGTCCACCGCGGTAGCGTCTCCTCGCATTCTCTCAAGCTCGCCGGCGTGAAGATGAACGCCTGGGATAGCGAGCTGTGGAACGTCGCCGACTGGTCGCGCACGAAGTGA
- a CDS encoding ABC transporter permease has protein sequence MFTYTLRRLLFAIPTLLIISFVIFALLDLAPNDPTGDLPLTIPPEVREQIRASLGLDQPFFFRYLYWLQQFFINEPLNILERLTGWQFGDGTRMRVLSWATRSPVVDLIVQRLPQTLWVVGLAYVFGVMIAVPIGVISAYKQYSIFDQIGTFLSMVGYSVPTFFTGVLLVVIFSSWLQWFPSVYDTNLVVNDFSSFLQQIKQMALPVTVLSLFNASQITRFVRASMLDNLHQDYVRTARAKGVKEKSVLLIHVLRNSLIPVVTVIALGVPTIFSGAIITEQIFRVNGLGQLLIIAVQGADIPLVQTLTFIFAVLIVLFNLIADVLYGILDPRIRYD, from the coding sequence ATGTTCACCTACACCTTGCGACGATTGCTCTTCGCAATCCCGACGCTGCTGATCATCAGCTTCGTCATTTTCGCGCTACTCGATCTTGCCCCCAACGATCCGACCGGCGACCTGCCGTTGACGATCCCGCCGGAGGTCCGCGAACAGATCCGCGCATCGCTCGGCCTCGATCAGCCATTCTTCTTCCGCTACCTCTACTGGCTGCAGCAATTCTTCATCAACGAACCTCTCAACATCCTCGAACGCCTGACCGGCTGGCAATTCGGCGATGGCACCCGCATGCGGGTGCTGTCCTGGGCGACCCGCAGCCCGGTGGTCGACCTGATCGTCCAGCGCCTGCCCCAGACGCTATGGGTCGTTGGTCTCGCCTACGTGTTCGGGGTGATGATCGCCGTTCCGATCGGCGTCATCTCCGCCTACAAGCAGTACTCGATCTTCGACCAGATCGGCACGTTCCTGTCGATGGTCGGATACTCGGTGCCGACCTTCTTCACCGGCGTGCTGCTGGTCGTCATCTTCTCCTCCTGGCTGCAATGGTTCCCGTCGGTCTATGACACCAACCTGGTCGTCAACGACTTCTCGAGCTTCCTGCAGCAGATCAAGCAGATGGCCTTGCCGGTCACCGTTCTGTCGCTTTTCAACGCCTCGCAGATCACCCGTTTCGTGCGGGCCTCGATGCTCGACAACCTGCACCAGGACTATGTACGCACCGCGCGTGCCAAGGGCGTCAAGGAAAAGTCGGTTCTGCTCATCCATGTGCTGCGCAACAGCCTGATCCCGGTCGTCACCGTGATCGCGCTCGGCGTGCCGACGATCTTTTCGGGCGCCATCATCACCGAGCAGATCTTTCGCGTGAACGGGCTTGGCCAATTGCTGATCATCGCGGTTCAGGGCGCCGATATCCCACTCGTCCAGACCCTGACCTTCATCTTCGCGGTGCTGATCGTGCTCTTCAACCTCATCGCCGACGTGCTTTACGGCATTCTTGACCCGAGGATCCGTTATGACTGA